In a single window of the Cucumis melo cultivar AY chromosome 11, USDA_Cmelo_AY_1.0, whole genome shotgun sequence genome:
- the LOC103498383 gene encoding norbelladine synthase-like: MLGQLRHETVIDVPANVAWQLFGGLELGRIVGEQLPNLFEKIELVEGDGGEGTIFNLIFAPGLGFSNYKEKFTKIDNDNRIKEAETVEGGFLNIGFTLYRDRFKIIENGEDKCIVETTIEYEIMEEAAANASLVTLQPLIDIVQVASNYLLHNKNPK; encoded by the exons ATGTTGGGTCAACTCCGGCACGAGACAGTTATTGACGTCCCGGCCAACGTGGCCTGGCAGCTCTTCGGCGGCCTTGAACTTGGACGAATTGTCGGAGAACAACTCCCGAATCTTTTCGAGAAAATCGAATTGGTTGAAGGTGATGGAGGAGAAGGAACTATTTTTAATCTCATCTTCGCTCCAG GTTTAGGTTTCTCAAATTATAAAGAGAAATTTACAAAAATAGATAATGATAATCGTATAAAAGAGGCAGAGACCGTGGAAGGAGGATTCTTGAACATTGGATTTACTCTCTATAGGGATCGTTTCAAGATAATCGAGAATGGTGAAGATAAATGTATTGTTGAAACCACAATTGAATATGAAATCATGGAAGAAGCTGCTGCAAATGCTTCACTTGTTACTCTACAACCTCTCATTGACATTGTTCAAGTTGCAAGTAACTATCTCCTTCACAACAAAAACCCTAAATAG